The following are encoded in a window of Poecile atricapillus isolate bPoeAtr1 chromosome 21, bPoeAtr1.hap1, whole genome shotgun sequence genomic DNA:
- the LYRM9 gene encoding LYR motif-containing protein 9 isoform X1: protein MLAAGGPAMSPLPEAELVRSSVQLYRYLLRCCRRLPPGPIRQHYRHAIRQSFKVHADEDDPQRIQQIIKRAIEDADWVMNKMSSDNLHELPELQLLFLRPCPWLQRSGIDHTRAELWCWAPLCCQTGFSGERMRMVSIRQLRVTCASWDFSLAGERDTLTWCIMKQVKSSACSLNIYDLIY, encoded by the exons ATGCT AGCCGCGGGCGGGCCCGCCATGTCCCCGCTGCCCGAGGCGGAGCTGGTGCGCAGCTCGGTGCAGCTGTACCGGTACCTGctccgctgctgccgccgcctgCCGCCCGGCCCCATCCGCCAGCACTACCGGCACGCCATCAGACAG AGTTTCAAAGTCCATGCTGATGAAGATGATCCTCAGCGAATCCAGCAGATCATTAAGAGAGCCATTGAAGATGCTGACTGGGTGATGAATAAA atgtcttcagACAATTTACATGAACTTCCAGAACTACAGTTGCTTTTCCTCAGACCTTGCCCATGGCTGCAGAGATCAGGAATAGACCACAcaagggcagagctgtggtgcTGGGCTCCCCTGTGCTGTCAGACTGGTTTCTCAGGTGAAAGAATGAGGATGGTTTCCATTAGACAGCTGAGAGTCACCTGTGCTTCCTGGGATTTCAGTCTGGCTGGGGAGCGTGATACCTTAACATGGTGTATAATGAAACAAGTCAAAAGTTCAGCTTGCTCTCTAAATATCTATGATTTAATTTACTAA
- the LYRM9 gene encoding LYR motif-containing protein 9 isoform X3: MLAAGGPAMSPLPEAELVRSSVQLYRYLLRCCRRLPPGPIRQHYRHAIRQSFKVHADEDDPQRIQQIIKRAIEDADWVMNKYKNQ; this comes from the exons ATGCT AGCCGCGGGCGGGCCCGCCATGTCCCCGCTGCCCGAGGCGGAGCTGGTGCGCAGCTCGGTGCAGCTGTACCGGTACCTGctccgctgctgccgccgcctgCCGCCCGGCCCCATCCGCCAGCACTACCGGCACGCCATCAGACAG AGTTTCAAAGTCCATGCTGATGAAGATGATCCTCAGCGAATCCAGCAGATCATTAAGAGAGCCATTGAAGATGCTGACTGGGTGATGAATAAA tataaAAACCAGTAG
- the LYRM9 gene encoding LYR motif-containing protein 9 isoform X2 — MSPLPEAELVRSSVQLYRYLLRCCRRLPPGPIRQHYRHAIRQSFKVHADEDDPQRIQQIIKRAIEDADWVMNKMSSDNLHELPELQLLFLRPCPWLQRSGIDHTRAELWCWAPLCCQTGFSGERMRMVSIRQLRVTCASWDFSLAGERDTLTWCIMKQVKSSACSLNIYDLIY; from the exons ATGTCCCCGCTGCCCGAGGCGGAGCTGGTGCGCAGCTCGGTGCAGCTGTACCGGTACCTGctccgctgctgccgccgcctgCCGCCCGGCCCCATCCGCCAGCACTACCGGCACGCCATCAGACAG AGTTTCAAAGTCCATGCTGATGAAGATGATCCTCAGCGAATCCAGCAGATCATTAAGAGAGCCATTGAAGATGCTGACTGGGTGATGAATAAA atgtcttcagACAATTTACATGAACTTCCAGAACTACAGTTGCTTTTCCTCAGACCTTGCCCATGGCTGCAGAGATCAGGAATAGACCACAcaagggcagagctgtggtgcTGGGCTCCCCTGTGCTGTCAGACTGGTTTCTCAGGTGAAAGAATGAGGATGGTTTCCATTAGACAGCTGAGAGTCACCTGTGCTTCCTGGGATTTCAGTCTGGCTGGGGAGCGTGATACCTTAACATGGTGTATAATGAAACAAGTCAAAAGTTCAGCTTGCTCTCTAAATATCTATGATTTAATTTACTAA